From the genome of Dehalobacter sp. 12DCB1, one region includes:
- a CDS encoding metalloregulator ArsR/SmtB family transcription factor produces MLTYKDNPVYFEERADILKVLSHPVRLCIVKGLMENGESNVMSMQNCLSIPQSTISQHLSALRNKGIIRGRREGLEVFYSVQNPLVKKLIHLMFFEQY; encoded by the coding sequence TTGTTGACTTACAAAGATAATCCGGTTTATTTCGAAGAAAGGGCGGACATATTAAAAGTACTTTCCCACCCTGTCCGGCTTTGCATTGTTAAAGGCCTGATGGAAAATGGGGAAAGCAACGTAATGAGCATGCAGAATTGTCTGAGTATTCCGCAGTCGACAATTTCTCAGCACTTATCTGCGTTGAGAAATAAGGGAATTATAAGGGGTAGACGCGAAGGACTAGAGGTCTTTTACTCGGTTCAGAATCCATTAGTGAAAAAGCTGATCCACCTGATGTTCTTCGAACAATATTAA